In Bacillus sp. KH172YL63, one genomic interval encodes:
- a CDS encoding protein kinase domain-containing protein: MMNNTSKKPFSFPPGTVIRGKWYKHIYTIVKELGYGANGIVFLVQGASGYQALKMSDSNVSITSEVNVLKAFSKVQGAPLGPKLLDVDDWEHRGQKIHFYVMEYIQGTDLLSFVQARGFSWAGVLIAQLLTDLERIHKEGWVFGDLKPENLIVTGPPYRIRCIDVGGTTINGRAIKEFTEFFDRGYWIGGSRRAEPSYDLFSVGMILINLAYPSRFTKNGNGNMQQLRQAVAAKPQLEKFKGTIVDALEGNIQSANDMRVSLLDGLAHSQVSKQPRAKRQAPVISTNHTSRSQHQRKQKSSHFLETVLVVMIVSILYVLYIYGELM, from the coding sequence ATTTATACGATTGTTAAAGAGTTGGGCTACGGCGCCAACGGAATCGTCTTCCTCGTCCAGGGTGCATCGGGGTATCAGGCTTTGAAGATGAGCGACAGCAATGTATCGATCACGTCGGAAGTCAATGTGTTGAAAGCTTTCTCAAAGGTCCAGGGTGCACCCCTCGGACCGAAACTTCTTGATGTGGACGACTGGGAACACCGGGGTCAGAAAATCCATTTCTATGTCATGGAATATATACAAGGAACCGATTTGCTGTCATTCGTACAAGCAAGGGGTTTTTCCTGGGCAGGTGTGCTTATCGCCCAACTGTTGACAGATCTTGAGCGGATCCATAAAGAAGGGTGGGTGTTTGGGGATCTGAAACCTGAAAATCTGATCGTGACCGGACCTCCCTACAGAATACGCTGTATAGACGTCGGGGGGACGACGATCAATGGTAGGGCGATCAAAGAATTCACAGAGTTCTTTGACAGAGGGTACTGGATCGGGGGATCACGGAGGGCAGAGCCTTCCTACGATCTGTTTTCTGTCGGGATGATCCTCATCAATCTCGCCTATCCATCACGTTTTACGAAGAACGGAAACGGGAATATGCAACAATTAAGGCAGGCGGTAGCTGCCAAACCGCAATTGGAAAAATTCAAAGGAACGATTGTCGATGCGCTGGAAGGGAATATTCAGTCTGCGAATGATATGAGGGTCAGCCTTTTGGACGGCCTTGCACATTCTCAAGTATCGAAGCAGCCCAGAGCGAAACGTCAGGCTCCTGTGATATCCACGAATCATACAAGCCGATCTCAGCATCAGCGTAAACAGAAGTCCAGTCATTTTCTGGAGACCGTCCTTGTCGTGATGATTGTGTCCATTCTTTATGTTTTATATATCTACGGGGAGCTGATGTAG
- the tilS gene encoding tRNA lysidine(34) synthetase TilS has translation MLETSTKEFIHAHRLILNGDRILVAVSGGPDSLALLHFLHSNKEVWGAEVIAAHLDHMFRGEESYQELLFVEQFCRQREIPFFSERIDVQKEIDRTSGSLQDTARHIRYEFLMNVMDESGATKLALGHHGDDQVETILMKMTRGAAGRSRAGIPYKRPVAGGDIIRPFLSVTKEDIEEYCVTHSLFPRRDPSNQKEVYTRNRFRKTVLPFLKNENPHVHLQFQRFSEELEEDEGYLEELTRVELNKVWNNTKDFSSLHIDGFLAMAQPLQRRGINLILNYLYKVRPPSLSSIHIYDVLGILKGKTPNVSIDLPKGLKVTRAYHICYFHFGELAVAGAPYCYEMHVGDRLDIQGGYQFFLSSYPHVEECYQDRIFIDPDEVSLPLYIRTREKGDRLEVKGLKGSKKLKTLFIDNKIPVHLREGWPVVVDADNHILWVPGLRKSIYDLEEGQENSLVLQFKSNHLLGGS, from the coding sequence ATGTTAGAGACTTCGACGAAAGAGTTCATTCATGCCCATCGCCTTATACTAAATGGGGACCGGATCCTCGTAGCGGTGTCCGGCGGCCCAGATTCATTGGCCCTTCTCCATTTTCTCCATTCGAATAAGGAAGTCTGGGGTGCTGAAGTCATCGCTGCCCATCTCGATCATATGTTCAGGGGAGAAGAATCTTATCAGGAGCTTTTGTTCGTGGAACAGTTCTGCCGTCAGAGAGAGATCCCCTTTTTCAGTGAGAGGATAGATGTGCAGAAAGAGATCGACAGGACGAGCGGGAGCCTTCAGGATACGGCCCGTCACATACGCTATGAATTTTTGATGAACGTAATGGATGAAAGTGGTGCGACAAAGCTCGCCCTTGGTCACCATGGGGATGATCAAGTGGAAACCATCCTTATGAAAATGACGAGGGGGGCAGCAGGAAGGAGCCGTGCAGGCATTCCCTACAAGCGCCCGGTCGCAGGCGGGGATATCATCCGTCCGTTTTTGTCGGTGACAAAAGAGGACATTGAGGAATATTGTGTCACCCACTCTCTTTTCCCTAGAAGAGATCCGAGCAATCAGAAGGAAGTTTACACAAGGAATCGGTTCCGGAAGACAGTCCTTCCGTTTTTAAAGAATGAAAACCCACATGTGCATCTTCAATTTCAACGATTCAGTGAAGAATTGGAAGAAGATGAGGGTTATTTAGAGGAATTAACAAGGGTAGAGTTGAATAAGGTATGGAATAACACAAAAGATTTCTCGTCTTTACATATCGATGGTTTTCTTGCAATGGCTCAGCCTTTACAAAGAAGAGGGATTAATCTAATATTAAACTATCTTTACAAAGTTAGACCACCTTCCTTATCGTCTATACATATTTACGATGTATTGGGTATTTTAAAAGGGAAAACGCCAAATGTCAGCATCGATTTACCAAAAGGGCTTAAGGTAACAAGGGCATATCATATATGTTATTTTCACTTTGGGGAGTTGGCTGTGGCCGGTGCACCGTATTGCTACGAAATGCACGTTGGTGATAGGCTGGACATCCAGGGTGGATATCAATTTTTTCTTTCTTCTTATCCGCACGTGGAGGAGTGTTATCAGGACAGGATCTTCATTGATCCCGATGAGGTTTCACTGCCTTTGTACATCCGGACGAGGGAAAAGGGAGACCGGTTGGAAGTGAAGGGGTTGAAGGGCTCAAAGAAGCTCAAAACACTCTTCATCGATAACAAAATCCCTGTTCACCTCCGTGAAGGGTGGCCGGTCGTAGTGGATGCAGACAACCACATCCTTTGGGTGCCGGGGCTGAGAAAGTCTATTTACGATTTGGAAGAAGGACAGGAAAATAGTTTAGTACTACAATTTAAGAGCAATCATCTTCTAGGAGGCAGTTGA
- the hpt gene encoding hypoxanthine phosphoribosyltransferase, which yields MLNQDIEKVLISEEELQTKIKELGAQLTEEYKDRFPLAIGVLKGAMPFMADLCKRMDTHMEMDFMDVSSYGNSTVSSGEVKIVKDLDTKVEGRDILIIEDIIDSGLTLSYLVELFRYRKAKSISIVTLLDKPSGRKADITADHVGFIVPDEFVVGYGLDYAERYRNLPYIGVLKPRVYTTGE from the coding sequence TTGTTAAACCAAGATATCGAGAAAGTGTTAATTTCAGAAGAAGAACTTCAAACAAAGATCAAAGAATTAGGTGCACAATTAACTGAGGAATATAAAGATCGTTTTCCTCTGGCAATCGGTGTTTTAAAAGGCGCAATGCCGTTCATGGCTGACCTTTGTAAACGCATGGATACCCACATGGAAATGGATTTCATGGATGTGTCCAGTTACGGGAATTCTACTGTCTCTTCTGGAGAAGTAAAGATTGTGAAAGATTTAGATACAAAAGTGGAAGGGCGCGATATCCTGATTATCGAAGATATCATCGACAGCGGGTTGACGTTAAGTTACCTGGTTGAGCTGTTCCGCTACCGTAAAGCCAAATCAATCAGCATCGTCACACTGCTTGACAAGCCAAGCGGCCGTAAAGCAGACATCACAGCGGATCACGTAGGCTTCATTGTACCTGACGAGTTTGTTGTCGGATATGGTCTTGATTACGCGGAAAGATACCGTAATCTTCCGTATATCGGCGTATTGAAACCAAGAGTGTATACAACAGGAGAATAA
- the ftsH gene encoding ATP-dependent zinc metalloprotease FtsH, whose protein sequence is MNRIFRNTIFYLLVFLVIIGVVSYFSNSNEPTKNIDYSTFINNLEDGDVSSFSIQPGRGVYEVKGQMEGAKEGEYFLTYVLTTDGKLMENINASAKEQGIDVEVLQAKETSGWVSFFTTIIPFVIIFILFFFLLNQAQGGGSRVMNFGKSKAKLYSEEKKKVRFNDVAGADEEKQELVEVVEFLKDPRKFSEVGARIPKGVLLVGPPGTGKTLLARAVAGEAGVPFFSISGSDFVEMFVGVGASRVRDLFENAKKNAPCIIFIDEIDAVGRQRGAGLGGGHDEREQTLNQLLVEMDGFGANEGIIIVAATNRPDILDPALLRPGRFDRQITVDRPDVNGREAVLRVHAKNKPLDDSVDLKAIAMRTPGFSGADLENLLNEAALVAAREDKKKIDMRDIDEATDRVIAGPAKKSRVISEKERKIVAFHEAGHTVIGLVLDEADMVHKVTIVPRGQAGGYAVMLPKEDRYFMTKPELLDKITGLLGGRVAEEIIFGDVSTGAHNDFQRATGIARKMVTEYGMSDKLGPLQFGQSQGGQVFLGRDINSEQNYSDAIAYEIDLEMQRLIKESYERAKRILTENRDKLELIAKTLLDVETLDAAQIKSLMDHGKLPERTYESDKDNSDVKVNIQKKNEDNVIEEDTASKEDDSNSDRT, encoded by the coding sequence ATGAACCGGATCTTTCGAAACACCATATTCTATTTACTGGTCTTTTTAGTGATCATAGGTGTGGTGAGTTATTTCAGCAACAGCAACGAGCCAACCAAAAATATCGATTACAGTACGTTTATTAATAACCTTGAAGATGGAGACGTTTCTTCTTTTTCAATTCAGCCTGGTAGAGGCGTTTATGAAGTGAAAGGGCAGATGGAAGGGGCTAAAGAAGGAGAGTACTTCTTAACCTATGTCCTTACTACAGATGGGAAGTTAATGGAGAATATCAATGCGTCGGCCAAGGAGCAGGGCATTGATGTAGAAGTATTGCAGGCGAAAGAAACAAGCGGCTGGGTATCTTTCTTCACAACGATCATACCATTTGTCATCATCTTTATTCTGTTCTTCTTCTTACTTAACCAAGCTCAGGGTGGCGGAAGCCGTGTCATGAACTTTGGGAAGAGTAAGGCTAAGTTATACAGTGAAGAAAAGAAAAAAGTACGCTTCAATGATGTAGCAGGAGCGGACGAAGAGAAACAAGAACTTGTAGAGGTAGTGGAATTCTTAAAAGATCCACGTAAATTCTCTGAAGTTGGTGCCCGTATTCCTAAGGGTGTCCTGCTAGTGGGACCTCCAGGTACAGGTAAAACACTACTTGCACGTGCGGTTGCCGGAGAAGCGGGAGTACCTTTCTTCTCGATCAGTGGTTCCGATTTCGTCGAAATGTTCGTCGGTGTCGGTGCATCCCGTGTACGTGATTTATTCGAAAATGCGAAGAAGAATGCACCTTGTATCATCTTCATCGATGAGATTGATGCAGTCGGTCGTCAACGTGGAGCAGGATTGGGCGGAGGTCACGATGAGCGTGAACAAACCCTGAACCAATTACTCGTTGAAATGGACGGTTTCGGAGCGAACGAAGGAATCATCATCGTCGCTGCAACGAACCGACCTGACATTCTGGATCCGGCATTACTGCGTCCAGGACGTTTCGACCGTCAGATCACAGTGGACCGCCCGGATGTGAATGGCCGTGAAGCTGTCCTTCGTGTACATGCTAAAAACAAACCGCTCGATGATTCAGTGGATCTAAAAGCGATTGCCATGAGAACGCCAGGTTTCTCTGGTGCCGATTTAGAAAACTTACTGAACGAGGCAGCACTTGTGGCAGCCCGTGAAGATAAGAAGAAAATCGACATGCGCGACATCGACGAAGCAACCGACCGCGTCATTGCAGGTCCTGCCAAGAAGAGCCGCGTCATTTCTGAAAAAGAACGTAAAATTGTGGCATTCCATGAAGCGGGTCACACCGTAATCGGATTAGTCCTTGATGAAGCGGATATGGTACATAAGGTAACCATCGTTCCTCGTGGGCAGGCTGGCGGATATGCCGTCATGCTTCCGAAAGAAGATCGTTACTTTATGACGAAGCCTGAGCTTCTTGATAAGATTACCGGATTGCTCGGTGGTCGTGTAGCGGAGGAAATCATCTTCGGAGATGTTTCCACTGGTGCGCACAACGACTTCCAACGCGCTACCGGAATCGCCCGTAAGATGGTCACTGAATATGGTATGAGTGATAAGCTTGGACCACTTCAGTTCGGTCAATCCCAAGGTGGTCAAGTATTCCTTGGACGTGACATCAATAGTGAACAAAACTATTCAGATGCCATTGCGTATGAAATTGACTTAGAAATGCAGCGTCTCATTAAAGAGAGCTATGAGCGAGCGAAACGTATTCTTACTGAGAATCGCGATAAGCTTGAACTCATCGCCAAGACATTATTAGATGTTGAAACATTGGATGCCGCTCAGATCAAGTCATTAATGGATCACGGCAAACTGCCTGAACGCACATACGAATCCGATAAGGATAACAGTGATGTTAAGGTGAATATCCAAAAGAAAAATGAAGATAATGTGATCGAAGAAGATACGGCTTCAAAAGAAGACGATTCAAATTCTGATCGCACATAA
- a CDS encoding type III pantothenate kinase — MIFVMDVGNTNIVFGVYENDHLKYHWRAETNRHKTEDEFGMLVKNLFEHVNLTFKEIDGIIISSVVPPIMFSLERMCEKYFNITPLVVGPGIKTGLNIKYENPREVGADRIVNAVAGIHEYGGPLIIVDFGTATTYCYINEERQYMGGAIAPGIGISTEALYSKAAKLPRIEIARPEHIIGKNTVTAMQAGILYGYVGQVEGIVQRMKGQSKKEPTVIATGGLATLISKESNSIDVVDPFLTLKGLKLIYKRNMI; from the coding sequence TTGATTTTTGTAATGGATGTAGGGAATACCAATATCGTGTTTGGTGTATATGAAAATGACCATTTAAAATATCATTGGAGAGCTGAAACGAACCGGCATAAAACGGAAGATGAGTTCGGGATGCTCGTGAAAAATCTGTTTGAGCATGTGAACCTGACGTTCAAGGAGATTGACGGGATCATCATCTCCTCCGTTGTACCCCCGATCATGTTCAGCCTGGAACGGATGTGTGAGAAATATTTCAATATCACTCCGCTTGTTGTTGGACCGGGAATTAAGACAGGTTTAAACATCAAATATGAAAATCCGAGGGAAGTCGGAGCAGACCGTATCGTCAATGCTGTAGCCGGCATCCACGAATACGGAGGTCCGCTGATCATCGTGGACTTCGGGACGGCTACGACCTATTGTTATATCAATGAAGAGCGACAATATATGGGCGGGGCGATCGCACCCGGGATCGGCATTTCAACAGAAGCCCTTTACTCGAAGGCTGCGAAACTGCCAAGGATTGAAATCGCCCGTCCAGAGCATATCATCGGGAAAAATACCGTGACTGCGATGCAGGCAGGTATTTTATACGGGTATGTCGGTCAGGTAGAAGGTATTGTTCAACGGATGAAAGGTCAAAGTAAGAAAGAACCGACCGTCATTGCAACTGGCGGACTGGCGACATTGATCTCGAAAGAATCCAACAGCATAGACGTGGTAGATCCTTTCCTGACATTGAAGGGTTTGAAATTAATCTATAAAAGAAACATGATTTAA
- the hslO gene encoding Hsp33 family molecular chaperone HslO, with product MSDYLVKALAYNGQVRAYAVKSTDTVGEAQRRHGTWPTASAALGRSISAGVMMGAMLKGDNKLTIKVEGGGPIGAILVDTNAKGEVRGYVTNPHVHFDLNEHGKLDVRRAVGTTGTLSIVKDIGMRDHFSGQVPIVSGELGEDFTYYFVTSEQVPSSVGVGVLVNPDNSILAAGGFILQLMPGTDDETITKIEERLSKIPPISKLIEKGLTPEEILEEILGEGEVKVLETLPVSFKCQCSKERFSNAIISLGEKEIQEMIDEEGSAEASCHFCNEAYVFDKEELEELKTSAK from the coding sequence ATGAGCGATTATTTAGTGAAGGCACTGGCATACAACGGCCAGGTGCGTGCTTATGCAGTGAAAAGTACGGATACAGTAGGAGAAGCACAAAGAAGACATGGAACATGGCCGACTGCCTCAGCTGCCCTTGGAAGAAGCATCAGCGCAGGAGTCATGATGGGTGCAATGCTGAAAGGTGATAATAAATTAACGATCAAAGTAGAAGGTGGAGGTCCAATCGGGGCGATCCTCGTCGATACGAACGCGAAAGGTGAAGTGAGGGGATATGTGACCAACCCCCATGTACATTTCGACTTGAATGAACACGGAAAGCTGGACGTCCGTCGTGCAGTCGGCACTACCGGTACACTGTCGATCGTAAAGGATATCGGGATGAGAGATCACTTCTCAGGACAAGTCCCGATTGTCTCAGGAGAACTTGGTGAAGATTTCACCTATTATTTCGTGACTTCTGAACAGGTCCCTTCCTCTGTCGGAGTCGGGGTATTGGTGAACCCGGACAATTCGATTCTTGCAGCAGGCGGATTCATCCTCCAGCTTATGCCTGGGACGGATGACGAAACCATCACGAAAATCGAAGAGCGGCTTTCAAAGATCCCGCCAATCTCGAAACTGATTGAAAAAGGGCTGACGCCTGAAGAGATACTGGAAGAAATCCTCGGTGAAGGGGAAGTCAAAGTACTTGAAACCCTTCCTGTGTCATTTAAATGTCAATGCAGCAAAGAGCGCTTTTCAAACGCCATCATCAGCTTAGGGGAAAAAGAGATACAAGAGATGATCGATGAAGAAGGAAGTGCGGAGGCCAGCTGCCATTTCTGTAATGAAGCGTATGTGTTTGATAAAGAAGAACTTGAAGAGCTGAAAACGAGCGCGAAGTAA
- a CDS encoding peptidyl-prolyl cis-trans isomerase, which yields MRIKRSVLMVIIVILLVTNIITLVWNWSSGATRTPEVVAVVGGEDVTREDWLYSLEQKHGKEELKELINQKVIDHLAKKYDISVSDQEVDQEYYLIQSVYNAYDEENLEDEETLKAQIKSELLLEELITKDVQIPEKELKNFYEQNEDQYSIPKMYKLKMLKTSDLAEAEQALKELKDGSNFEALAMERSTDEQSAHLGGDIGYVPLDGDLLTEETKAGVEPLSNGEWTKPIRQDSGYVIYYVDGILKEKHFSFKDVKSQIRRQIALEQVESPLQPESFWNEVKVDWFYGKQD from the coding sequence ATGAGAATTAAACGATCTGTACTCATGGTGATCATTGTGATTCTACTCGTTACAAATATCATCACACTCGTGTGGAATTGGTCATCCGGCGCAACAAGAACACCTGAAGTGGTGGCTGTGGTCGGCGGGGAGGATGTCACCCGGGAAGATTGGCTGTATTCCCTCGAGCAAAAGCACGGTAAAGAAGAACTAAAGGAATTGATCAATCAAAAGGTGATCGACCACCTTGCAAAGAAGTATGATATTTCGGTCTCTGATCAAGAGGTCGACCAGGAATATTATCTGATTCAGTCGGTGTACAATGCCTACGATGAAGAAAACCTTGAGGATGAAGAAACCCTTAAGGCACAGATCAAATCTGAATTGTTACTAGAAGAGCTCATTACAAAGGATGTACAGATCCCGGAAAAAGAACTCAAAAACTTCTATGAACAAAATGAGGATCAGTATTCAATTCCGAAGATGTATAAATTAAAAATGTTGAAAACGTCTGATTTAGCCGAGGCAGAGCAGGCACTTAAGGAACTGAAGGATGGGTCGAACTTTGAAGCGTTGGCGATGGAGCGTTCCACGGATGAACAAAGTGCCCATTTAGGAGGAGATATCGGATATGTCCCTCTTGACGGTGACCTTCTGACCGAGGAGACAAAAGCCGGGGTCGAACCATTATCAAACGGGGAATGGACGAAACCGATCCGGCAAGATTCAGGATACGTCATTTATTATGTGGACGGAATCTTGAAAGAAAAGCATTTCTCCTTCAAAGATGTAAAATCCCAAATCCGCAGGCAGATCGCTCTCGAACAGGTGGAATCACCTCTGCAGCCTGAGTCCTTCTGGAATGAGGTAAAGGTGGATTGGTTTTACGGGAAACAGGATTGA